The genomic segment GGTGGGCAGCGTGGTGGGTCCCAACGCCGTCGTGGAAGCGGGGGCCGTCGTCCTCGACAGCATCGTGCAGCCGGGGGCGGTCGTGCGCGCGGGGGCTAGGGTCAGCCGCGCCATCATCGACCTGCACGCGACGGTCGGGGAGGGGGCCGAGGTCGGTGCCCGGGAGGGTGACCCCACCGTGGTCGGCGCCCACGCCACCGTGGAGGCCGGGGCGAGGGTCGGCGGCGGCTTGATCGTCGAGCCGCGCGAAACCGTGCGTGCCGGGCAGGAGGAGGAGGTCGTGTCCTCGGCGAAGAGGGACGCCCGGGCGGGGAAGTGACCTCCACCCCGGCCACCTTTGCGCCGTCCCCTTCCGGGTAGACTGCCCGGCTGAGATGAGCGCCGCCCCCCGCCCCCCCCACACCCTGTCGGTCGCCCCGATGATGGACTGGACGGACCGGCACTGCCGCGCCTTCCACCGCACCCTGACCCGCCGCACCCTGCTCTACACCGAGATGGTGACAACGGGCGCGATCCTGCACGGCGACCGGGAGCGGCACCTGGGCTTCGGGGAGGCCGAGCACCCGGTGGCGCTCCAGCTTGGCGGCTCCGACCCCGCCGCCCTCGCCGAGTCTGCCCGTATCGCCGAGGACCGGGGCTACGACGAGGTGAACCTCAACTGCGGCTGCCCCAGCGACCGGGTGCAAAGCGGGAGTTTCGGTGCCTGCCTGATGGGCACGCCCGACGTGGTGGCCCGTGGCGTCGAGGCGATGCGCGGCGCGACCACCCTCCCCGTCACGGTCAAACACCGCATCGGCATCGACGACCTCGACAGCTACGAACACCTGACCCGCTTTGTTTCCACGGTCGCCGGGGCAGGCTGCGAGACCTTCGTCGTCCACGCGCGCAAGGCGTGGCTCTCGGGCCTGTCGCCGAAGGAGAACCGGGAGATTCCGCCCCTCAGGTACGAGGTCGTGCGGCGAATGAAAGAGGACTTCCCGGGGCTGACCGTCGTGCTCAACGGCGGCGTGTTGAGCCTCGAAGCCGCCTGGGATCATCTCGCCTGGGCCGACGGCGTGATGATCGGGCGGGCGGCCTACCAGGACCCGTACATCCTCGCCACCGCCGACCGGGACGTGTTCGGGGAGGCCATGACGCCGCCCACCCGGCGCGAGGTCGTCGAAGCCTTCCTGCCCTACGTCGCGGCTCAGTTGGAGGCGGGGCAACCCCTTAACCGAATGATGCGCCACACCCTCGGCCTCTTCGCAGGCCAACCCGGCGCCCGCCACTGGAAGCGGACGCTGAGCGAGCAGGGCCACCGCCCCGGCGCGGGGTTGGAGGTCGTGCGTGAGGCGCTGGCGGAGGTGCCGGAGAGCGTGCTGGACGCTCGACCAGGGGTGGGGGAGGCTCAGCCCGCCTGACCTCTACTCCTGAAGCCGCACCGGAGCCGGATTCTTCCCCGCCCGCCGCAGCACTACGCCCGCGACGAGGGTGCCCAGCAGGCTGAACACGGCGGAGAGGTAAAAGGCCGCGCCGGGCTCGTTGAAGGTGTTGCCGGGCCTCGTGAAGTAGGCAAAAACGCTCGTGGCGAGGATCGGGCCGACGATCCCCACGAGGCTGTTCACGCTCGTCAGCGCCCCCTGCACTCGGCCCTGCTCGCTGGGATCGACCGTGCGGCTGATCAGGCCCTGGATGGCCGGACCCGCGATGCCTGCAAGCGCCCCGAGCAGGATGGAGGCGTAGAGCGTCGCGTCCGTGCGCGCCGCCCCCAGCAGCACGTACTGCCCGACGCCGAGCAGGAGACCGGTGATGATCGCGCCCCGCTCCCCCAGCACCCGCATCGCCGTCCCGACGAGCCCCGCCTGCACGATGGCGGAGAGCAGGCCGATGACGGCGAGCGCCACCCCGTTGTCCCGGGGCGTCCACCCCAGCACCCGCTCGGTGAAGAGGACCCAGGTGCTAAAAATGGCCTGCTGCGCCAGCCCGATCAGGATGAAGGCGGCGGCGAGGTTGCGCACCAGCGGGTAGCGCCCCAGCACCGTCAGCGGCGCGAGGGGGTTGAGCACGCCCCGGCCCGGACGGCCCCCGCGGTTCTCCGGCGCCAGCGACTCCGGCAGGACGAAGAAGCCGTACAGGGCGTTCAGGAGCGCCAGCCCCGCCGCCACCAGAAAGGGCAGCCGCAGGTCGATGTCCCCCAGCACCCCGCCCAGCGCCGGGCCCAGGATGAAGCCCACCCCGAAGGTCGCCCCCAGCAGCCCGAAGGAACGCGCCCGGTTCTCGGGGGGCGTCACGTCCGCCAGGTAGGCGTTCGCCACGGTGATGCTCGCCCCCGTCATCCCCGCGATGATCCGGCCCAGCAAAAGCCACCACAGGTTCGGCGCGAGCGAGAGGAGGATGTAGTCGAGGCCCATTCCCGTCAGGCTCGCCAGCAGGACCGGGCGGCGCCCGTAGCGGTCGGATAAGGCCCCCAGGATCGGCGCGAACACGAACTGCATCAGGGCGTAGACGGCGGTGAAGAGGCCGACGAACTGCGCCCCGGAAGTATCCGACCCGGCCAACTGGGTCACCAGGGGCGGAAAGACCGGGATGATCAGCCCCAGCCCCATCACGTCGAGCAGCACGGTGAGCAGGATGAACACGAGCGCGGCGGGACGGCGGGAGGCGGGGGGAGCGCGCATCCGGGCAGTCTACGGCGGAGGCCGGGAGGGGCGGTAAGCCATTTGAGCGAGGCGTGTCTTGAGCTTGGGCACAGAGAAGGGCCGCCGAGGCACCCTCACCCCGGCCACCCTCCCGTCCGGCCTCAGCGCGTGAAGTCCGGCTCGGCCTCCAGCCCGCGAATCCACGCCGCGATCAGATCGATGCACGCCTTCACGTCCCGCGCGTCCACCATCTCGTTGGGCGAGTGCATGTAGCGGGCGGGGGCGCTCACCACCGCGCTCGGCACGCCCGCCCGCGCGAGGCTGAGGGCGTCGCCGTCGGTGGCCGTGGAGTGCGGGTTGGCGCTGAGGGTGTAGGGGATGCCCTCCGCCTGCGCCGCGGCGATCATCTGCCGCCGGATGACCGGGCTCGTCCGCGCGCTCACGCTGAGGTTCGCACCCGAGCCGAAGGGCTTCACGCCGCTCCGTTTCTCGCTCACGCCGGGCTGCTTCGTCTCGTGGGTGAGGTCCACAGCGACCCCGGCGACGGGGTTCAGGCGGTAGCCGCTCACCTGCGCCCCGAAGAGACCGATCTCCTCCTGGCTCGTGCCCACGGCGACGACGCGGTGCCTCAGCTCCGTCCCGGCAAGGGCCCGCAGCGCCTCCAGCACGATGAAGGCCCCCACCCGGTTGTCGAGCGCCCGGCCCACGATTCGCTCGCCCACCAGGACCGGCCCCTGGTCGATCACGCCGACGGTGCCGACCGGGATGCGGGCCTGCGCCTCCTCCCTGCTCAGGCCCACGT from the Deinococcus planocerae genome contains:
- the dusA gene encoding tRNA dihydrouridine(20/20a) synthase DusA; the encoded protein is MSAAPRPPHTLSVAPMMDWTDRHCRAFHRTLTRRTLLYTEMVTTGAILHGDRERHLGFGEAEHPVALQLGGSDPAALAESARIAEDRGYDEVNLNCGCPSDRVQSGSFGACLMGTPDVVARGVEAMRGATTLPVTVKHRIGIDDLDSYEHLTRFVSTVAGAGCETFVVHARKAWLSGLSPKENREIPPLRYEVVRRMKEDFPGLTVVLNGGVLSLEAAWDHLAWADGVMIGRAAYQDPYILATADRDVFGEAMTPPTRREVVEAFLPYVAAQLEAGQPLNRMMRHTLGLFAGQPGARHWKRTLSEQGHRPGAGLEVVREALAEVPESVLDARPGVGEAQPA
- a CDS encoding TCR/Tet family MFS transporter, producing MRAPPASRRPAALVFILLTVLLDVMGLGLIIPVFPPLVTQLAGSDTSGAQFVGLFTAVYALMQFVFAPILGALSDRYGRRPVLLASLTGMGLDYILLSLAPNLWWLLLGRIIAGMTGASITVANAYLADVTPPENRARSFGLLGATFGVGFILGPALGGVLGDIDLRLPFLVAAGLALLNALYGFFVLPESLAPENRGGRPGRGVLNPLAPLTVLGRYPLVRNLAAAFILIGLAQQAIFSTWVLFTERVLGWTPRDNGVALAVIGLLSAIVQAGLVGTAMRVLGERGAIITGLLLGVGQYVLLGAARTDATLYASILLGALAGIAGPAIQGLISRTVDPSEQGRVQGALTSVNSLVGIVGPILATSVFAYFTRPGNTFNEPGAAFYLSAVFSLLGTLVAGVVLRRAGKNPAPVRLQE
- a CDS encoding M42 family metallopeptidase; amino-acid sequence: MVEINQDFLFALLREAGPSGSERRAADVWKREAQTFARVSEDHFGNVYAELGPEDAPTIALMGHLDEIGLMVSYVGDEGLLSVVGVGGWDPQVLVGQRIRLLAPEGDLTGVVGKKAIHLMEPEERKQASKMEDLWLDVGLSREEAQARIPVGTVGVIDQGPVLVGERIVGRALDNRVGAFIVLEALRALAGTELRHRVVAVGTSQEEIGLFGAQVSGYRLNPVAGVAVDLTHETKQPGVSEKRSGVKPFGSGANLSVSARTSPVIRRQMIAAAQAEGIPYTLSANPHSTATDGDALSLARAGVPSAVVSAPARYMHSPNEMVDARDVKACIDLIAAWIRGLEAEPDFTR